DNA from Marinilabiliales bacterium:
TTCGCACGAAACCATGCCTGCAGCCATAAAGCAGGCTATCAGAATAAATCCGAATAAATAAGTGATTCTTTTCATAATACTGTTTTTTGTTTTTAAGATATTTAAGTTAGTAACTTCAGCAATGTTGCAACCTGTAAATTTATGAAAAAAACCGGTGTAAAGCCATTTACTTCTAACATTTTTTAACCCTTCCACAGCATATCCGTGGTTCACCCGGGAACACAACCTGTATGCGCTTTTACACAACAGTCATATTGCGGTCAATTATCCCATTCAGTATTTCAACATTTCCAGCCGAAGTCAGGCTGTCCTCCGGTGTATTTACCGCATAGTCAACCAGCCTGTCCACGGTGGTTTCAGCAACATGCATCCTGGTATCTGACGATCCGTAATATATCAGCACCCTTCCGCCATCCATCTCTACCCAGCCGTTCGAAAAGACAACGTTGGAAACATCCCCTACACGCTCTTCGTACTCCGGAGCAAGAAAATAGCCGGCAGGACGGTGCGTGACCTCCGACGGGTCATTCAGGCCGGTCATGAAAACATAGAGCACATAGCGTAACCCTGCAGCACACATCCGAACCCCGTGGGCCAGATGGAGCCATCCCTTGTCTGTCTTTATCGGTGCGGGGCCCTGTCCGTTCTTCGATTCTTTTATAGTATGGTAAACCCTCCCGTCAACTATCTTCTCCTCATCTATCCCGGCGCTTTCCATCGATTCAGTCAGCGCCCAGCCTATGCCGCCTCCCGAGCCCGCTTCGATAAAGGAATCCTGTGGCCGGGTATACAGGGCATATTTACCATCAATAAACTCCGGATGCAGAACGACATTCCGCTGCTGCGCCGAAGCTGTTTCCAGGTCAGGCAGACGCTCCCATTCCTTAAGATCCCTGGTGCGTGCAATACCGCAGGCAGCCAGCGCCGATGATGTGTCTGAGGCCGGCACCGAAGGGTCCTTTCTCTCGGCACAGAAAAGTCCGTAGATCCAGCCGTCCTCATGCCGGGTAAGCCGCATATCGTAAACATTCGTCTCGTCAGGATGTGCCGGGGGCAGAACAACCGGCCTGTCCCAAAACCTGAATCCGTTTATCCCGTCACTGCTTTCAGCAACAGCAAAGAAGGATTTCCGGTCGTATCCCTCGACCCTTGCAACAAGCAGCACTTTACCCTCATGCCTGATCGCACCGGCATTAAACACACTGTTTATCCCGAAGCGCTGTATCAGCAGGGGATTTCTCCCGGGGTCCAGGTCATATTTCCAGAATACGGGTATATGCCCGGCTGTCAGTACCGGGTACCTGTACCTGGTAAAAAGCCCGTTATACTCATCCAGAGGTTCATTTTTCCTTTCAACAAGTTCTCTGTACCTCTCATAAAGCTCCTTAAGCCTCGTTTCAAAACCTTTTTCCTGCATATCACGTAGTTTTATTATTATACGAACGGTTTACAGCCGGCCCCGGCATGCCATAACAGCCTGCCGCATCAACTCAAGGCAGCAGGTCGCACCAACTAATGACAGCCTGCCGCATCAACTCAAGGCAGCCGGCCGCATCAACTCCAATCCGGCAAACCACGGTATTTCAGGGCAGGGGGCAATGCAGCGCCCTACCTCCCCGTGTGGATGCCCTCGGTCCTCTCCCTCTGCCACTCAGCCTCGTGCTTATCCATATTATCATACCAGAACCGTTTCAGGAACAAACCGCACAGCGCCAGTCCGCCAAGGACTGCAGCCAGCCAGCCGTACCTGCCAAGAATGATATAGAACGGGATCAGCACCAGCAATACCTGCGCGGTGGTGGCAACAACTATGTTTATCATATCCCTGCTAAAATCATTGTTCTTCCTGAAACCGGGCTCCCTTGCAACGACCTTCTCATGTACGGGCTTCCAGAAGCCCCATGGCCTGACGTTCCTGTAGAAATCGACCAGCACCTTTTCCTCAGTCGGCGGATGAGCATAGGTACCCCAGATACATCCCGCGACAGAAACCGCCAGGAATATCGGGAAAAGGTAGAGATGCAGCACGCCCGGGAAGAAGAAGGGAACTATCATGGCCGCCAGCAGTCCCGAAACCATACCCCAGAAATACCCGTAGCCGTTGAACCGCCACCAGTACCATTTCACCACGTTTGGCGCCACATAGCTGCCGTACAGCGCCGACACTATCCACTGAAGTATAGCATTCACATTCTCTGCAAATATGCCGAACCCGATGCTTATCACGACCACCAGGATGCCGAACAGGTATGAGACATTGCTCACCGTCCTGTTGGACGCATCAGGCTTAACGTACTTCAGGTATATGTCGTTTACCAGGTAGGCCTGTGCGGCATTCAGCGTTCCGGCGAAAGTCGACATGAACGCGGCCAGCAAGCCCGCCACAAGCAATCCCAGGAGTCCGACCGGCACAAAGCTGCTGATGGCTGCCGGCAGTATCTGCTCAAAATCAACGACTCCCCCCACGAGAAGATTAAGTTCATCATAATAGAGCAGTCCGAGTATGGCAAACCCCACAACCATAAAATAGCGTACCGGGAAGAGCACCACCGACACAAACCCGCTAAG
Protein-coding regions in this window:
- a CDS encoding glycosidase — translated: MQEKGFETRLKELYERYRELVERKNEPLDEYNGLFTRYRYPVLTAGHIPVFWKYDLDPGRNPLLIQRFGINSVFNAGAIRHEGKVLLVARVEGYDRKSFFAVAESSDGINGFRFWDRPVVLPPAHPDETNVYDMRLTRHEDGWIYGLFCAERKDPSVPASDTSSALAACGIARTRDLKEWERLPDLETASAQQRNVVLHPEFIDGKYALYTRPQDSFIEAGSGGGIGWALTESMESAGIDEEKIVDGRVYHTIKESKNGQGPAPIKTDKGWLHLAHGVRMCAAGLRYVLYVFMTGLNDPSEVTHRPAGYFLAPEYEERVGDVSNVVFSNGWVEMDGGRVLIYYGSSDTRMHVAETTVDRLVDYAVNTPEDSLTSAGNVEILNGIIDRNMTVV
- a CDS encoding sodium:solute symporter produces the protein MQLSVLDIVIILSYLSATVVIGLVMKRRAQQGKEAYLLGGKKLPWYMLGLSNASGMFDISGTMLLVTWAFVYGFKSIWIPWLWPTFNQVFLMIYLSMWLRRSGATTGAEWIGTRFGTGRSGLMSHNIVVVYALVSCLGFLAYGFIGLGKFMMLFIPWEYVSVIVPFHVPEAYIPHVYGILFTLFAMFYTVLGGMSSIVWADVLQYIIMTVSAVAVGIIAMNALSANPLVVPESWHSPWFGWRLDMDWSGIIAGVNEHIRSDGYSLFSIFMGMVLFKGILVSAAGPAPNYDMQKILSSKSPKEASLLSGFVSVVLFPVRYFMVVGFAILGLLYYDELNLLVGGVVDFEQILPAAISSFVPVGLLGLLVAGLLAAFMSTFAGTLNAAQAYLVNDIYLKYVKPDASNRTVSNVSYLFGILVVVISIGFGIFAENVNAILQWIVSALYGSYVAPNVVKWYWWRFNGYGYFWGMVSGLLAAMIVPFFFPGVLHLYLFPIFLAVSVAGCIWGTYAHPPTEEKVLVDFYRNVRPWGFWKPVHEKVVAREPGFRKNNDFSRDMINIVVATTAQVLLVLIPFYIILGRYGWLAAVLGGLALCGLFLKRFWYDNMDKHEAEWQRERTEGIHTGR